One Oncorhynchus mykiss isolate Arlee chromosome 9, USDA_OmykA_1.1, whole genome shotgun sequence genomic window, ttgtcttactgagatttactgtcagggcccaggtcaggTTTGacataatctgtgcagaagatctaggttctgctgtaggccctccttggttggggacagatctaggtgctgctgtaggccctccttggttgggaacagatctaggtgctgctgtaggtcctccttggttggggacagatctaggtgctgctgtaggtcctccttggtggttggggacagatctaggtgctgctgtaggccctccttggtggttggggacagatctaggtgctgctgtaggccctccttggtgaTTGGGGACAGACGcatcagatcatcagcaaacagtagacatttgacttcagattcttcagactgttctagtgccctcgctaattcgttgatatatatgttgaagagggtgtgtctcgtctgtctgtctctgtgcctgtgtctttcttatatatatatatatttcactgcCTTTTCTTTCCACCCATTATTTGGCCCTCTTCAGCTCTAGTTGTTTTGTGCCCAGAGAGGTTTTTAATGGTTCAGCCTAGGAAGGTGATTGCATTATTCCTTCTCATCTCCTTTTGATCTCCTGTCTGACGACTGTAGGCGCTGGTTCTCTATCCAGAAAAATCAACTGGTCTATCAGAAGAAATTCAAGGTGAGTTTTTGAAAGCCACTGCTTTACTTTTCAATGCATTTTTAATAGCAATCCATGCAGACACAAAGataataaaaaaacacacacactttcacagcCTGTGTCCTATTCCCTCTCTCAGGAGCAGCCCACCGTGGTGATGGAGGACCTGCGTCTGTGCACAGTGAAGGTCTGCGCTGACAACGAGAGACGATTCTGCTTTGAGGTGGTCTCACCGTCCAAGTGAGTGTACTGTCTGTGTACATGcagtttgtctgtgtgtgctgaTGTTGCCATTGATGTTAGTTTTGGGCGTGTggtatttactgtgtgtgtgtgtgcgtgtaggagCTGTCTGTTACAGGCGGACTCAGAGCGTCAGCAACAGGGCTGGATAAGTGCTGTCCAGAACAGCATAGCCTCAGCCTTCCAGGAACGCAGAGAAGACCCACACAGCccagtgagaacacacacaccttattCACTCTGTGTCAGGGAGTAGtgactacatgtagttcaactagtattgtaactacatgtagttcaactagtatTGTAACTATATGTAGTTCAACTAGTATTgtaactacatgtagttcaactagtgttgtaactacatgtagttcaactagtgttgtaactacatgtagttcaactagtgttgtaactacatgtagttcaactagtgttgtaactacatgtagttcaactagtgttgtaactacatgtagttcaactagtgttgtaactacatgtagttcaactagtaatgtaactacattttgcagtagcttggttgTAGTTAAACTAAATTAAAATCTAGGTAGTGGTTTCAGTAGTTATTGATATTTTTGCTATGTAGCGGTATAGCTAACGACTGGAACTACTTTTGTTGCTAACATAAAATATTTGGCAACAGCCCTGCCTAATTGTAATTTAACACAAAGTAGTTTGGATGCATTGAACTACTTTTCCAAAGAaactttagttaagtaaactattCTCTTAGTGTAGCTATAGTGCAGCTTAACTtgttccagtgtgaagtaattggtagctcgGTAAACTATTTAGCTTCCCCAACAAACAACACTTATTTTCAGAAGCAGAGTTGTAACTCATTGTCTACAGAAAGTGCAGTGATCCACACTCATTCCATATGTTtgtgtgtacctctctctctctctctttctttgtctcgttctcccccctctctctctctctctgtctccttctccccccctctctctctttctttctttgtctcgttctcctccctctctctctctctccttctccccctctctctcttttgcgctCTTTGTCTcgttctcccctgctctctctctttcgctctgtctcgttctccccctctctctctctcacacacacacacacacacacacacacacacacacacagagggagcgTTGCAGCTCAGTGTCGGGCAGCCCAGGAGGAGGGGTGTTTGGGGATCAGGAAAAGACGGGGGGCCGCGAGGCTCTGGATCAGGTCCAGGGCATCCCGGGAAACAAGCAGTGCTGCGACTGTGGAGAGCCTGGTCCGGACTGGGCTTCTATTAACCTGGGGATCACCCTCTGTATCGTCTGTTCTGGGATACACAGGtaggatatatacacacacacacatatatacacacacacacacacacattaatatgtAACTAACTCCCTTCTTCTCGGTGTCCTGCTGACAGGAGTCTGGGTGTCCACTTCTCCAAAGTACGCTCCCTCACCCTGGACTCCTGGGAACCAGAGCTGGTCAGGGTAAGACTATGTACATGCTCTAAGCAGATAAAATATTATCTTAATTCATAGCTTTTTTTCATACAATGTAAAGACAATTCTTAAAGCTGCAATGTGCACTTTTTTTGGTGACCTGACCAAaagcacatagaaatgtgagtaatagatatgtcattctcattgaaagcaagtctaagaagcagtagatgtgttctatgtgcgctatttctatgcttcccggtcttaagtttcatttttgcGTCTTTTAATTTCAGTTTTATACAACAGCTTCAAACAGACGGTACAATGAATGAGTCacgtgcttgttttgtcacacaaactgaaattaggcaaacgaTTCACATTGTTTGCAACCAGgaaatttctgcatattgcaccttttttttaaagtaagtAATTAtgtccaccctctctttctctctctctctgtgtgtgctgtAGTTGATGTGTGAGTTGGGCAACACAGCCATCAACAGGATCTACGAGGCGCGGATTGATGAGATCACCATCAAGAAACCCCACCCATCCAGTCCAAGGTATGAACCCTCATCTTCATTCCTCGGGTCCTGAGTCATAACCCGTCAACGACACGTTAAATCTCACTCAGACATTAAAGATTTCCCAGCATTTACAGtgtgatttgatttaaatgtttATAAAGTATAGTGGAACAGAACGTTCAGATATAAATATATTGTATAGACCGGACATGATTATTTTGTACACAgagtaggttatatacagtaccaagtcaaaagtttgagtgtccaaagctgtcgtcaaggcaaagggtggctactttgaagaatctcaaatataaaatatattttgatttgtttgtttgtttttttttttttttggttactgcatgattcaatatgtgttatttcatagttgtgatgtcttcactgttattctacaatgtagaaaatagtaaaaatgaagaaaaaccctggaatgagtaggtgtccaaccTTTCGACTGGTACTTTGATTTGTTATACCAGGTGCTTGTtcaacgttgcagatagaaatgtcctcctcatccccctctggTGTCATAACTTGAAACTAAAGGGAGATTTTAACTTTTTTTCGTATTACACTACACATGCATACTGCTAAATGCAGGCGAATATTTTTCTTTACACAATTTGACGATATTAGTTCTGCTCAAATCTTTAATCAAACACTTTCATCGGTTCAATGATCTGgcttcctcttttcctctcctttgcTGCACCCCAGACAGGAAGTTGCACAGGTACACGACGACGGCTGTGGTTTGTTGTAAACTATAAACTGTCCCCCGGAAATGTGATGTGCAGTTGCAtggttttgtctgtgtgtgtgtgtgctcaggaTGTACAGTAGTGTGCATGCAGTCAACTGTGTTGTCAAATAGTAGTACAGTCAGGCCTGGTTTGTCAAGTTTGAATTGAACTGAATTTACCTGCTGTGTCATATGGTTTTATAATGTGCATTTTGATTCTATTTTTTTTCTATAAATAAAAATGCTTTTAAGCAGAAGGACCTGACACTTTTTTACAGACGTTTTCTCTttcatattctctctctgtctcaggggTGATAAGGAGTCGTGGATTCGTTCTAAGTTTGTGGAGAAGAAGTTTATCCAGAAGCTCCCGGAGACGGGTCGGAACATTCCACTGCGGCGCTCCAGCGCCCGGAGGAACAGAGCAAACACCCAAGAGAGGCCAGCCGGCTCACGCCCACCACTCAAACCCAAACCCAATCGGGCCACCCTGCCACGACTCCCAGGTACTGGACGGAACATACACGCTTGTCTGATTTACACTATAGGGCCAAGCCGAGCTGTACCGGGCTGGCCTCTTTTAGCAGATCAGGTATGCAACTCATTCTGTACAGATATGTTTCTGCCTgcagtctactgatggactggtAGGTGTTGAAGTTTTTTAAGTCCTAAAACAGTACACCTGTGTGTACAGGTCAGGAATGTAAAGAGTGCAGGTGCTGTGGGTTATTTGTGTCTGTCCAAGGGATTTTTAGCAGGATAGATGGCATTCTACAAGTTATCAAGATAGGAGTGAATGAAATAATTCCACATTGTTCAGCCTCGCTGCATGCACGCTAGTACCTACATACACACAGAAATCATCTGAACTTGGTGACACAGCAGTAAGCTGTGGTAGATACCCTGTGTCTATTGTTATAATCAGCACGATAAACCTCTAATATGGTGGCCTGCTGCGATGttgagtctctgtctctctcgatctgtctctatctctctcgatctgtctcctcccactctctctctttgtctcctctctcgatctgtcttctctcctctctgtctcctctctctctctctgtctcctcgatctgtcttctctcctctctctccccatctctctcctctctctccctctgtctcctctctccctctgtctcctctctctctctgtctcctctctctcgatctctctctcccctctctctgtcttctctctcgatctctctgtcttctgtcttctctctcgatctctgactcctctctgtctgtctcctctctctgtctccctgtctcttctctgtctgtctcctctctcttgttctgtcttctctctctctcgttctgtcttctctctctcgatcgctctgtcttctctctctctctgtctccctcagggCTCAACCAGAGTGATCTTCTTCAAAAGAACAACACAGGCATTCAcaaaggtgacacacacacatttacattatagtcatttagcagatgctcgtatccagagcgacttacagtattGAGTGCATAAATGTTCATACTTTTTttccacacacaccaaaacagaCCAAACAAACGAAAAAGCACATTAAACACCCTTGTCATCCCTCCATACACAGacgatgatgaagaggaggacctgTCTGGTCTTCATCCCGGGGCGTTGTTATACCGGTCTGCAGCACTGCAGCATTTCCCTGTCATGGCTGACGCCCTGGCCCACGGAGCTGACGTCAACTGGGTCAACACCGTCGAGGAGTCCAGCACCCCACTCATACAAGCAGTCACCGCGGTGAGTGAGCGAGAGATCACTGTGGCGAGGacatgagtgggtgtgtgtctacgTTCAGAAGAGAGAGACGCTGGTTTGTGCGAATTCTTACCTATACTCTGGCCCCTGTCTCTCCAGAACTCCTTGGCAGCGTGTGAGTTCCTGCTACAGAACGGTGCCAATGTCAACACAGCAGACAGCAATGGGAGAGGACCCCTACACCACGCCACTATACTGGGACACACTGGGTAGGACAGACACATGCAtaagcatacatacacacacacacacacaaacttgaacacacgcacacactaaccTGGTCTCTATCTCCCAGGCTGGTGTGTCTGTTCCTGAAGAGAGGGGCGGACTACAATGCCAGAGACCACACCCAGAAAGATCCCATCACCATTGCCGTGGAGACCGCCAACGCTGACATCGTCACCCTGTGAGTATAAGTATTAGTTGATTTGTTGACActagattgattgattgattgatacagcAGAATTTCCTCACCATCCTTCTACTATCCCCATAACAGGCTGCGAATCGCCAAGATGAACAAGGAGATGCGGGAGATGGACGGAGCCTTTGGCCAACCAGGTCACTCAATGGGACAGGGAGTGGGCGGGACAGGGAGTGGGATAGGCCAAACAAGGAAGGGACTTCAGGCCTTGAAGAACCAACTGAGTGGATGGGCACTGGGCGGAGGGCAGaatgagtagagagagggggacttGCATCATACTTGATGGAGACGACAGAGGAAGGAAAAGGGGTACTGCTGAGGTGCAAAGGCTACTCGGCTAACTAGACATGTTCCCAGAACCCCAATACATTGGGACTAGACAGTAACATTCAAGTTGAGATTGTTCTCTGAACTCTGAAACATTGTTAGAACGTTTTTAAAGTCGAGCATGATATGTTCTGATAGATTTTCTGGAATCGTTGCTAGACCCTTCTAAGAGTGTTTTCAGAAAGAACATTCTCAGAATACAATTTTGACAGAGGTCAGGGGAATGTTCTCCAGAACGTATATGTGGAAGGTTCTTGAAACTGAGAATTGTTACTGGCTCTGGACGATTTGCTGTACCTCAGTAGAGGGAGTAGACTAAATGAAGTTTGATTAGAAGGATAACTAGAATACAGGGTAAATGTATGAACAAGCAGCTTCTATACTGTCGTCTTTCTATGGGAAGAGGTGGCCATTTTGGATATATAATACTAAAGGTGAAATGAGAGGACATACTGTAGAAGAAGAGGATGTTTTAGAGAGTGTTTATGTAATGACATGTGAGTCCACGTTGCACTTCGATGTACAGTGAAGGAACGCACTTTACAGCCCATGTTGGCTCTATGTAGATCACCGTATGATAACACTGGGCAATGACCATGTTTAACATCTagttatatcagtggaggctggtggggggagctAGAGGAGGAcggactcattgtaatggctggaatggaatcaatggaacggagtGAAACGAGGTTTCCGTATGTTTGAGACCGTTCCaaaattccattccagccattacaatgagtccgTCCTCCTAATAGCTCcactcaccagcctccactgatttatACTTCTATGTATTACAGTGTATGTGGTCCTATGTATGCATGTATTGTATTACACAGTATGCTGCCTGAAAAAGCAGGAATCAGATTGTTTGGGTGCAgttgatgtacagtatatgtctCTCCATGTACATTTTATGCACCTTGCGCATTCTAATTTAGTCTGCTGTGTGTCATTGTCATAAGCTCAGTCCAACGCCAAAtgctttttaaattttttttgttTATATACACTTGAGGGTTTTCCCCATTACACTGTTTGCCCAATCCCCAGGCTTATTTTAACTTTTTCAAACCAGTTCCTCGTTTGTCACACCTAAGCGGTTATTGTCGTGTTCAACCTGTTTCAGTTGTGTACGCACGCTGCCACTGTTGGGCATTGCTTTTGCTCGACAATAACACCAATGATACTGAGAACATGAAGCTGTATAGACCAGAATGAGCCACTCTGTCCATTTGAAGTTGAGTGTTTTCCAAACGGCTCCTGGTCCACTAGAGGGTTGGGTTGTGGCCGGTCTTAGGCTGCTATTAAGACAATCCACAATGAACAATGCTTAAacatttgggaaccactggtctaaacCCTAGCCAGTGGGCCTAGTCGGCGCAACAGATTTGGGCTGGAAAGGGAACAGTGGACTCAATGTGGAGAGCTTCAACCTTACTGTGCTGTGTTTGTATGAGAAAGAAAGTGTACCATCTATTCCCCCCATGGCCAAACTGTCAGCCAAGTCAGTTATTTACTCCAGTACTGACACATTATTTCAGTTTCTAATAGGCCTATTTCCTGGTTTGACTCAAATAATCTGTCTGGCTCAGGAGGAGTAGTGCTGTGATTCCCATGTCATGTGCTCTGAGATGCTCAACTTGTCTGTCACTCTGATGTGCACTGCTTCATTGTTGTCGTGTGAGCCTTTTGTGTTTGTCCAATGAGGCGGCCGCCTGTTCTGCACTGCTTGCGCAGTGTGTCCCCTG contains:
- the acap1 gene encoding arf-GAP with coiled-coil, ANK repeat and PH domain-containing protein 1 isoform X1; translated protein: MTVKLDFEECLKDSPRFRADIEVVEGDVSELETRLEKLVKQCHSMLEAGRAYCQTSKSFVTGLKELGHHCSGDNMMGECLEKFSQKLEVILEAQGEVIETTQKSVKLKLQSFVKEDVRRFKDVRKEFERGSESLEAALGRNAQAPRGKQHEVEEASHALLNARKTFRSGALDYVLQINVIEAKKKTDILMAMVSMMEAQSQFFQQGHQSLSELADYRRTLSEEHTQLVLNSAREKRDMEQRHAAIKKKDVSYDNSLMDFCADAPNGIAMEGYLYKRASNAFKTWSRRWFSIQKNQLVYQKKFKEQPTVVMEDLRLCTVKVCADNERRFCFEVVSPSKSCLLQADSERQQQGWISAVQNSIASAFQERREDPHSPRERCSSVSGSPGGGVFGDQEKTGGREALDQVQGIPGNKQCCDCGEPGPDWASINLGITLCIVCSGIHRSLGVHFSKVRSLTLDSWEPELVRLMCELGNTAINRIYEARIDEITIKKPHPSSPRGDKESWIRSKFVEKKFIQKLPETGRNIPLRRSSARRNRANTQERPAGSRPPLKPKPNRATLPRLPGLNQSDLLQKNNTGIHKDDDEEEDLSGLHPGALLYRSAALQHFPVMADALAHGADVNWVNTVEESSTPLIQAVTANSLAACEFLLQNGANVNTADSNGRGPLHHATILGHTGLVCLFLKRGADYNARDHTQKDPITIAVETANADIVTLLRIAKMNKEMREMDGAFGQPGDETYQDIFRDFSHMASNNPEKLKRRSTDFKT
- the acap1 gene encoding arf-GAP with coiled-coil, ANK repeat and PH domain-containing protein 1 isoform X2 — protein: MLEAGRAYCQTSKSFVTGLKELGHHCSGDNMMGECLEKFSQKLEVILEAQGEVIETTQKSVKLKLQSFVKEDVRRFKDVRKEFERGSESLEAALGRNAQAPRGKQHEVEEASHALLNARKTFRSGALDYVLQINVIEAKKKTDILMAMVSMMEAQSQFFQQGHQSLSELADYRRTLSEEHTQLVLNSAREKRDMEQRHAAIKKKDVSYDNSLMDFCADAPNGIAMEGYLYKRASNAFKTWSRRWFSIQKNQLVYQKKFKEQPTVVMEDLRLCTVKVCADNERRFCFEVVSPSKSCLLQADSERQQQGWISAVQNSIASAFQERREDPHSPRERCSSVSGSPGGGVFGDQEKTGGREALDQVQGIPGNKQCCDCGEPGPDWASINLGITLCIVCSGIHRSLGVHFSKVRSLTLDSWEPELVRLMCELGNTAINRIYEARIDEITIKKPHPSSPRGDKESWIRSKFVEKKFIQKLPETGRNIPLRRSSARRNRANTQERPAGSRPPLKPKPNRATLPRLPGLNQSDLLQKNNTGIHKDDDEEEDLSGLHPGALLYRSAALQHFPVMADALAHGADVNWVNTVEESSTPLIQAVTANSLAACEFLLQNGANVNTADSNGRGPLHHATILGHTGLVCLFLKRGADYNARDHTQKDPITIAVETANADIVTLLRIAKMNKEMREMDGAFGQPGDETYQDIFRDFSHMASNNPEKLKRRSTDFKT